Proteins encoded within one genomic window of Anopheles gambiae chromosome 3, idAnoGambNW_F1_1, whole genome shotgun sequence:
- the LOC1280922 gene encoding protein argonaute-2 isoform X5 encodes MYPVGQPPPAGATVNPTTVATTTGTQGAQALGVVPATPPAPPDLPVFTCPRRPNLGREGRPIVLRANHFQITMPRGFVHHYDINIQPDKCPRKVNREIIETMVHAYSKMFGALKPVFDGRNNLYTRDLLPIGNDRVELEVTLPGEGKDRVFRVTIKWVAQVSLFNLEEALEGRTRQIPYDAILALDVVMRHLPSMTYTPVGRSFFSSPDGYYHPLGGGREVWFGFHQSVRPSQWKMMLNIDVSATAFYKAQPVIEFMCEVLDIRDINEQRKPLTDSQRVKFTKEIKGLKIEITHCGTMRRKYRVCNVTRRPAQMQSFPLQLENGQTVECTVAKYFLDKYKMKLRYPHLPCLQVGQEHKHTYLPLEVCNIVAGQRCIKKLTDMQTSTMIKATARSAPDREREINNLVRRADFNNDAYVQEFGLTISNNMMEVRGRVLPPPKLQYGGRVSSMSGQLLSGPQNKVSLALPNQGVWDMRGKQFFTGVEIRVWAIACFAPQRTVREDALRNFTQQLQKISNDAGMPIIGQPCFCKYATGPDQVEPMFRYLKSTFSHLQLVVVVLPGKTPVYAEVKRVGDTVLGMATQCVQAKNVNKTSPQTLSNLCLKINVKLGGINSILVPSIRPKVFDEPVIFLGADVTHPPAGDNKKPSIAAVVGSMDAHPSRYAATVRVQQHRQEIIQELSSMVRELLIMFYKSTGGFKPHRIILYRDGVSEGQFPHVLQHELTAIREACIKLEADYKPGITFIVVQKRHHTRLFCADKKEQSGKSGNIPAGTTVDVGITHPTEFDFYLCSHQGIQGTSRPSHYHVLWDDNHFESDELQCLTYQLCHTYVRCTRSVSIPAPAYYAHLVAFRARYHLVEKEHDSGEGSHQSGCSEDRTPGAMARAITVHADTKKVMYFA; translated from the exons CACCTCCGGCTGGGGCGACGGTCAACCCGACCACGgtggcgacgacgacgggtACGCAGGGTGCGCAGGCACTCGGTGTCGTGCCGGCCACACCGCCGGCACCGCCGGATCTACCGGTCTTCACATGCCCGCGCCGGCCCAACCTGGGCCGGGAGGGCCGCCCGATCGTGCTGCGGGCCAACCACTTCCAGATCACGATGCCGCGCGGGTTCGTGCACCACTACGACATTAACATCCAGCCGGACAAGTGCCCGCGCAAGGTGAATCGCGAAATCATCGAAACGATGGTGCACGCGTACAGCAAGATGTTCGGCGCGCTGAAGCCCGTGTTCGACGGGCGCAACAATCTGTACACGCGCGATCTGCTCCCGATCGGGAACGATCGCGTCGAGCTGGAGGTAACGCTGCCGGGCGAGGGCAAGGATCGGGTGTTCCGCGTCACGATCAAGTGGGTCGCGCAGGTGTCCCTGTTCAACCTGGAGGAGGCGCTCGAGGGCCGCACCCGCCAGATACCGTACGATGCGATACTGGCGCTGGATGTGGTGATGCGCCATCTGCCCAGCATGACCTACACACCGGTCGGACGCAGCTTCTTCAGCTCGCCGGATGG gtacTATCATCCTCTGGGCGGTGGTCGTGAGGTGTGGTTCGGTTTCCACCAGAGTGTCAGACCCTCACAGTGGAAGATGATGCTTAATATTGACG TATCGGCTACCGCGTTCTACAAGGCGCAGCCGGTGATTGAGTTCATGTGTGAGGTGCTGGACATCAGAGACATCAACGAGCAGCGCAAACCGCTGACCGATTCGCAGCGCGTCAAGTTCACCAAGGAAATCAAGGGGCTCAAGATCGAAATCACCCACTGCGGTACGATGCGGCGCAAGTATCGCGTCTGCAATGTGACGCGACGACCCGCACAAATGCAATC CTTCCCGTTGCAGCTAGAGAACGGCCAAACGGTCGAGTGTACGGTGGCCAAATACTTCCTCGACAAGTACAAGATGAAGCTGCGCTATCCGCACCTGCCCTGCCTGCAGGTGGGCCAggagcacaaacacacctacCTGCCGCTGGAGGTGTGCAACATCGTGGCCGGCCAGCGCTGCATCAAGAAGCTGACCGACATGCAAACATCGACCATGATCAAAGCGACTGCCCGTTCGGCACCCGATCG GGAGCGAGAAATCAACAATCTGGTACGGCGAGCCGATTTCAACAACGACGCGTACGTGCAGGAGTTCGGCCTGACCATCTCGAACAACATGATGGAGGTGCGGGGCCGTGTGCTGCCCCCTCCGAAGCTACAGTACGGTGGGCGCGTTTCCAGCATGAGCGGACAA TTACTCTCCGGTCCACAGAACAAGGTGAGCTTAGCATTACCAAACCAAGGGGTTTGGGATATGCGAGGCAAACAATTTTTTACCGGCGTCGAGATACGCGTGTGGGCGATCGCCTGCTTCGCGCCCCAGCGCACCGTGCGGGAGGACGCGCTGCGCAACTTTACCCAGCAGCTGCAGAAGATTTCGAACGACGCGGGCATGCCGATCATCGGGCAGCCGTGCTTCTGCAAGTACGCGACCGGGCCGGACCAGGTGGAGCCGATGTTTAGATATCTGAAGAGCACGTTCAGCCACCTGCAGCTCGTCGTGGTGGTGCTGCCCGGCAAAACGCCCGTCTACG CGGAAGTAAAGCGCGTCGGCGACACGGTGCTCGGCATGGCGACGCAGTGTGTGCAGGCGAAGAACGTGAACAAAACGTCGCCCCAAACGCTGTCCAATCTCTGCCTGAAGATCAACGTGAAGCTTGGTGGAATCAACTCGATTCTGGTGCCATCGATCAGACCAAAG GTATTCGACGAGCCGGTCATCTTCCTCGGCGCTGACGTGACGCACCCGCCGGCCGGCGACAACAAGAAACCGTCGATTGCGGCCGTCGTCGGCTCGATGGATGCGCATCCGTCCCGGTACGCGGCGACGGTGCGCGTccagcagcaccggcaggAGATCATCCAGGAGCTGAGCAGCATGGTGCGCGAGCTGCTGATCATGTTCTACAAATCGACCGGCGGGTTCAAGCCGCACCGCATCATCCTCTACCGGGACGGAGTGTCCGAGGGCCAGTTCCCGCACGTGCTGCAGCACGAGCTGACGGCGATCCGCGAGGCGTGCATCAAGCTGGAGGCCGACTACAAGCCGGGCATTACGTTCATCGTGGTGCAGAAGCGGCACCACACGCGGCTGTTCTGCGCGGACAAGAAGGAGCAGAGCGGCAAATCGGGCAACATTCCAGCCGGCACGACCGTGGACGTGGGCATTACGCATCCGACCGAGTTTGACTTCTACCTGTGCAGCCACCAGGGCATTCAG GGTACGAGTCGCCCGTCCCACTACCACGTGCTCTGGGACGACAATCACTTCGAGTCGGACGAGCTGCAGTGCCTAACGTATCAGCTGTGCCACACGTACGTCCGGTGTACCCGATCCGTTTCCATTCCAGCTCCTGCCTACTACGCACATTTGGTCGCATTTAGGGCGAG GTACCACTTGGTCGAGAAGGAGCACGATTCGGGCGAAGGATCGCACCAGAGCGGTTGCTCCGAGGACAGAACGCCGGGCGCGATGGCCCGCGCCATTACTGTACACGCCGACACCAAAAAGGTTATGTACTTTGCCTAA